The following are from one region of the Nicotiana tabacum cultivar K326 chromosome 3, ASM71507v2, whole genome shotgun sequence genome:
- the LOC107792871 gene encoding uncharacterized protein LOC107792871 has protein sequence MVEYEEEENPLADIDEYIENTNAIIPPRVGAATFKVEHGLILMLKVGGLGIPLMMIRHNISGTSWVPEQESEAPQHLLDLIGDCKGTLPSDTIANPKGSGSGPTSHCMAITTRSGKVLLGESEQVVEVEEFEQEVEAQVEEPIVVEAKKVPEELKVQEVSREEVKEKIPSFSKYLKDLITKKKTTKNEVVNVTHRDSSIIATTTVQKKEDPGAFTPCTIGARDFARALYDNAASINLMPLAIYKKAGLGMTRPPSMRLQMAERSIKTPAEIVDDVLVKVGEFHLPADFVIFDCAVDKEIPILLRIPFLATGRALMNSERNEIKFRVNDEKDTFQASKGMKLPHKYESISVIDVIDEVEQLLNVLREHKQAIGWTIADIRGIPAEICKHKIQLENESKPSVEHQ, from the exons ATGGTCGAATATGAGGAAGAAGAAAATCCTTTAGCGGACATAGATGAGTACATTGAGAATACAAATGCTATTATACCTCCGAGAGTTGGCGCTGCCACTTTCAAGGTGGAACATGGTTTAATCTTAATGCTCAAAGTGGGGGGTTTAGGAATTCCACTAATGATGATCCGACACAACATTTCAGGAACTTCTTGG gtgcccgagcaggAGAGTGAGGCTCCCCAGCATTTGTTGGATCTTatcggagactgcaag GGGACACTCCCAAGTgacacaattgcgaacccaaagGGTAGTGGGAGTGGTCCAACTTCTCATTGCATGGCAATTACTACTCGGAGTGGGAAGGTACTTCTAGGAGAGAGTGAACAAGTGGTTGAAGTGGAAGAGTTCGAACAAGAGGTTGAGGCACAAGTTGAAGAGCCAATTGTTGTTGAAGCTAAAAAGGTCCCGGAAGAGTTGAAAGTTCAAGAAGTGAGCCGGGAAGAGGTTaaggaaaag ATTCCGAGTTTTTCTAagtatttgaaagacttgatcaCCAAGAAGAAAACCACCAagaatgaagtggtgaatgtgactcaTCGGGATAGTTCCATTATTGCAACAACCACCgttcaaaagaaagaagaccCGGGAGCCTTCActccatgcactattggggcgCGTGATTTTGCAAGAGCTCTTTATGATAATGCGGCTAGCATCAACTTAATGCCTCTTGCTATTTACAAGAAAGCGGGGTTAGGTATGACGAGGCCTCCaagtatgaggttgcaaatggctgAACGTTCCATAAAGACACCGGCGGAAattgttgatgatgtgcttgtgaaAGTGGGGGAGTTCCATTTGCCCGccgattttgtaatttttgattGTGCAGTTGACAAAGAGATCCCTATCTTATTGAGGATACCATTTCTTGCTACAGGAAGAGCACTTATGAATTCAGAACGGAATGAGATCAAGTTCCGTGTAAATGATGAAAAGGACACATTCCAAGCAAGCAAGGGTATGAAGCTGCCACATAAATATGAAAGCATCTCCGTGATTGATGTTATCGATGAG gtagaacaactATTGAATGTCTTGAGGGAGCATAAgcaagctattgggtggacaatAGCGGACATCCGAGGGATTCCCGCCGAAATTTGCAAACACAAGATACAATTGGAGAATGAGAGTAAACCAAGTGTGGAGCATCAATGA